In Lepidochelys kempii isolate rLepKem1 chromosome 8, rLepKem1.hap2, whole genome shotgun sequence, a single genomic region encodes these proteins:
- the LOC140915565 gene encoding neuropeptide Y receptor type 2-like — MGLLKQTNSTLVMEELVLDEKLPLGWHSNGIVTPSQGLQGSSSMMMDSTKIVGVQVILIAAYSLIILLGFIGNSLVIYTIVKYKTMRTVTNFFIANLAVADLMVDTLCLPFTLVYTLLDEWKFGAVLCHLVPYAQALSVHVSTLTLTVIALDRYRCIVFHLDSRISKRLSFAIIAITWLTGAVLAGPLAIFREYRHEEIPSINLKIAVCSEKWPSGNNRDATIYSLSMLLLQYILPLAIICYAYIRIWFKLKNHISPTSSSNSQCRRKKTTKMLVMVVVVFAVCWLPFHIFQLAIDLDLVLIFHEYKLLYTVFHVVAMCSTFVNPLLYGWMNKNYRNGFLTFFSCQNKPESIYTDGSIRRRSYTFKATTLNGSIKHSAGNGQLPTEV, encoded by the coding sequence ATGGGGCTGCTGAAGCAAACCAACAGCACCTTGGTCATGGAGGAGCTGGTCTTGGATGAGAAGCTGCCACTAGGCTGGCACTCCAATGGCATTGTCACTCCTAGCCAGGGTCTCCAAGGTTCCAGCAGCATGATGATGGACAGTACCAAGATCGTTGGGGTCCAGGTCATATTGATCGCAGCGTACTCCTTAATCATTCTCCTGGGATTCATCGGCAACTCCCTGGTGATCTACACGATAGTGAAATATAAAACCATGAGGACTGTAACCAATTTCTTCATCGCTAACCTGGCCGTGGCGGACCTCATGGTGGACACTCTCTGTTTGCCTTTCACTTTGGTGTACACACTGCTGGATGAGTGGAAGTTTGGGGCTGTTCTTTGTCATCTGGTCCCTTATGCCCAAGCTTTGAGTGTCCATGTGTCTACCCTCACCTTAACTGTGATAGCTCTGGACAGGTATAGATGCATTGTTTTCCACTTGGACAGCAGGATCTCCAAGAGGCTCAGTTTCGCGATCATAGCCATTACATGGTTGACTGGTGCGGTCCTGGCTGGCCCGCTGGCCATCTTCAGAGAGTACAGGCATGAGGAAATCCCATCCATCAACCTCAAAATAGCCGTCTGTTCTGAAAAGTGGCCTTCCGGAAATAATAGAGATGCCACCATTTATAGCCTTTCCATGCTCCTTCTGCAGTACATCCTTCCACTTGCCATTATCTGCTATGCCTACATCAGGATCTGGTTCAAGCTGAAAAATCATATCAGCCCCACCTCCAGCAGCAACAGCCAGTGCCGGAGGAAGAAGACAACAAAAATGCtagtgatggtggtggtggtgttcgCAGTTTGCTGGCTCCCCTTCCACATCTTCCAGCTTGCCATCGACCTGGATTTGGTGCTCATCTTCCATGAGTACAAACTCCTTTACACTGTCTTCCATGTGGTGGCCATGTGCTCCACATTTGTAAACCCCTTGCTCTATGGGTGGATGAACAAGAACTACCGGAATGGGTTCCTCACGTTCTTCAGCTGCCAGAACAAGCCTGAGAGTATCTACACTGACGGTTCAATTAGACGCCGGTCTTACACCTTCAAGGCCACCACTCTGAATGGGAGCATCAAACACTCTGCTGGCAATGGGCAGCTGCCGACAGAGGTATAG